A part of Nocardioides sp. WS12 genomic DNA contains:
- a CDS encoding pyruvate, phosphate dikinase, with protein MNAPTLASSVVALAGGGSHTREEIGGKAWSIQQMLGLGIPVPPAFVVTTDVCRDYHRAGRVLDEKVWQQVVAAIAGIEAAVGRTFGGEQPLLVSVRSGASNSMPGMMDTVLNLGMNAAIEERLAVETGSPAYAADTRHRFEEQFAKVVGTTAPQDPWEQLRLAVCAVLDSWFSKRAVAYRAARDIPDTGGTAVTVQAMVFGNLDDESGTGVLFSRDPLTGSPEVYGEWLARGQGEDVVSGRSDALPLDALAAAQPDVHAQLMAATATLEAEGRDVMDIEFTVQSGTLWLLQSRPAKRSPEAAVRSAVHLAEAGIITRAEALERIRPEDVSALLRPHLAAADLLASPAVAVGKPACPGIATGVLVTDADEAEDRADNGEDVILARPTTDPDDVAGMAASVAVLTEIGGSTSHAAVVCRELALPCVVGTGADTLMGLAGQVVTVDATNGTVHLGVLRVEPPATSDDPVLATLRAWRDEEETA; from the coding sequence GTGAACGCGCCCACCCTGGCCAGCTCCGTCGTCGCCCTGGCGGGCGGCGGCAGCCACACCCGCGAGGAGATCGGCGGCAAGGCGTGGAGCATCCAGCAGATGCTCGGCCTGGGCATTCCGGTGCCGCCGGCGTTCGTCGTCACCACCGACGTCTGTCGTGACTACCATCGCGCCGGTCGGGTCCTCGACGAGAAGGTCTGGCAGCAGGTCGTCGCCGCGATCGCTGGCATCGAGGCCGCCGTCGGGCGGACCTTCGGTGGCGAGCAGCCGCTGCTCGTCTCCGTGCGCTCCGGGGCCTCGAACAGCATGCCCGGCATGATGGACACCGTCCTGAACCTCGGCATGAACGCCGCCATCGAGGAGCGTCTCGCGGTCGAGACCGGCAGCCCGGCGTACGCCGCCGACACCCGGCACCGCTTCGAGGAGCAGTTCGCCAAGGTCGTCGGTACGACGGCCCCGCAGGACCCGTGGGAGCAGCTGCGCCTGGCCGTCTGCGCCGTTCTCGACAGCTGGTTCTCGAAGCGGGCGGTCGCCTATCGCGCCGCGCGCGACATTCCGGACACCGGCGGCACGGCCGTCACGGTCCAGGCGATGGTCTTCGGCAACCTCGACGACGAGTCCGGCACGGGCGTGCTGTTCTCGCGCGACCCGCTCACCGGCAGTCCCGAGGTGTACGGCGAATGGCTGGCCCGCGGCCAGGGCGAGGACGTCGTCTCCGGTCGGTCCGACGCGCTGCCGCTCGACGCGCTGGCGGCGGCTCAGCCTGACGTGCACGCGCAGCTCATGGCCGCCACCGCGACTCTCGAGGCCGAGGGTCGCGACGTGATGGACATCGAGTTCACGGTCCAGTCGGGAACGCTGTGGCTGCTGCAGTCGCGGCCCGCGAAGCGATCGCCCGAGGCGGCGGTCCGCTCGGCCGTGCACCTCGCCGAAGCCGGCATCATCACCCGCGCCGAGGCGCTCGAGCGGATCCGTCCCGAGGACGTCAGCGCCCTCCTTCGACCGCACCTTGCCGCCGCCGACCTGCTGGCCTCGCCGGCGGTCGCCGTCGGCAAGCCGGCCTGCCCCGGCATCGCGACGGGCGTGCTGGTCACCGATGCCGACGAGGCCGAGGACCGTGCCGACAACGGCGAGGACGTGATCCTCGCCCGGCCGACCACGGACCCCGACGACGTCGCCGGGATGGCGGCATCGGTCGCCGTACTGACCGAGATCGGCGGCTCGACCTCGCATGCCGCCGTGGTCTGTCGTGAACTCGCCCTGCCGTGCGTGGTCGGCACCGGCGCCGACACCCTGATGGGCCTGGCCGGTCAAGTGGTCACGGTCGACGCGACCAACGGGACGGTCCATCTGGGCGTGCTCCGGGTCGAACCACCTGCCACATCCGATGATCCCGTGCTGGCGACGCTGCGCGCATGGCGCGACGAGGAGGAGACGGCATGA
- a CDS encoding PEP-utilizing enzyme, producing the protein MTATDEMIDLLDTPAPRADTTWTTGNVAEAFPGVFTAFGLSFVFGPMELAFRRMFRDLGVYTDADVHVPTQVDDCFWSVFAGRGAGNIDKFREIADVMPGTSASAVEQQLFGFVRPETVDANVRNRYPAIIARAPRWLIGVPKRHDAMFAELRRWRLEQLPRIANLDETGCLALLDDVRQRFEDVMSIHMGVAMISSSFADKVAEAAKAAGHEGLEGQLLSGVGSDENEVAHDLWALAHGEITMTEFSDRHGYHGPGEGQLAGSVWRENPAPILARLDDYRAIAPGSPRSPKVRSAAQVAVRDQAIASLLAATPRLKRRPTAFLLKVTSRFLALREQGKAGYLLTFDVARAATRRLGELLVERDVIAARDDVFHLRHDQLVAGVHTDQRDLVARRAAEHDARQGLRLPHAWSGVPEVVKAGDGAGAATVLGDVVTGVAASGGVVEGRARVVRDPNEVELDDGDILVCETTDPSWVSLFLVAGGVVTDHGGLLSHGPIVARELGIPCVCGTETGSHRIQDGQLLRLDGDAGTVEVIG; encoded by the coding sequence ATGACCGCCACCGACGAGATGATTGACCTGCTCGACACCCCCGCACCGCGAGCGGACACCACCTGGACCACGGGCAACGTCGCGGAGGCGTTCCCGGGCGTGTTCACGGCGTTCGGGTTGTCGTTCGTGTTCGGACCGATGGAGCTGGCCTTCCGCCGGATGTTCCGCGACCTGGGCGTCTACACCGATGCCGACGTCCACGTCCCGACCCAGGTCGACGACTGCTTCTGGTCGGTCTTCGCGGGCCGGGGTGCAGGCAACATCGACAAGTTCCGCGAGATCGCCGACGTCATGCCCGGGACCTCGGCCTCGGCCGTGGAGCAGCAACTGTTCGGCTTCGTGCGGCCGGAGACCGTCGACGCCAACGTGCGCAACCGCTACCCGGCGATCATCGCCCGCGCGCCGCGCTGGCTGATCGGCGTCCCGAAGCGCCACGACGCGATGTTCGCCGAGCTGCGGCGCTGGCGACTGGAGCAGCTCCCGCGGATCGCCAACCTCGACGAGACCGGCTGCCTGGCCCTCCTGGACGACGTGCGCCAACGGTTCGAAGACGTCATGTCGATCCACATGGGTGTCGCGATGATCAGCTCCAGCTTCGCCGACAAGGTCGCCGAAGCGGCGAAGGCCGCCGGGCACGAAGGGCTCGAGGGACAGCTGTTGTCGGGTGTCGGGTCCGACGAGAACGAGGTCGCGCACGACCTCTGGGCCCTTGCCCATGGCGAGATCACGATGACGGAGTTCTCCGACCGGCACGGCTACCACGGCCCCGGCGAGGGTCAGCTCGCCGGATCGGTGTGGCGGGAGAACCCGGCGCCGATCCTCGCGCGGCTCGACGACTACCGCGCCATCGCGCCCGGATCGCCGCGGTCGCCGAAGGTACGCAGCGCGGCCCAGGTGGCCGTACGGGACCAGGCGATCGCCAGCCTGCTGGCGGCGACACCGCGCCTGAAGCGTCGACCGACTGCCTTCCTGCTGAAGGTGACCTCCCGGTTCCTGGCCCTGCGCGAACAGGGCAAGGCCGGCTACCTCCTCACCTTCGACGTGGCCCGCGCCGCCACGCGCCGCCTCGGCGAGCTCCTCGTCGAGCGCGACGTGATCGCGGCCCGCGACGACGTCTTCCACCTGCGCCACGACCAGCTCGTCGCGGGAGTCCACACCGACCAGCGAGACCTCGTCGCCCGCCGTGCCGCCGAGCACGACGCCCGACAGGGGCTGCGGTTGCCGCATGCCTGGTCCGGCGTCCCCGAGGTGGTCAAGGCCGGTGACGGCGCGGGTGCTGCGACCGTGCTGGGTGATGTGGTGACCGGCGTGGCCGCCAGTGGCGGTGTCGTGGAGGGCCGTGCTCGCGTCGTACGCGATCCCAACGAGGTTGAGCTCGACGACGGCGACATCCTTGTCTGCGAGACCACGGACCCCAGCTGGGTGTCCTTGTTCCTTGTGGCGGGTGGCGTGGTCACTGACCACGGCGGGCTGCTCAGTCACGGGCCGATCGTGGCCCGCGAGCTCGGCATCCCCTGCGTGTGTGGCACCGAGACCGGCAGTCACCGGATCCAGGACGGCCAGTTGCTCCGACTCGACGGTGACGCCGGCACCGTCGAGGTCATCGGATGA
- a CDS encoding TIGR03857 family LLM class F420-dependent oxidoreductase, with protein MTYDDLSAYVVAGRVASHLPDDVPNETAVRTPRQGLDDAVEAERLGFRRIFFSERWNLKEAGVFLGAVGACTEHLGLGTGLVSPARRHLLHMAAFGATMQAMFGERFVLGLGRGDHGYLKHEGLKTAGYDGIVDYVGLLHRLWRGEVLTHDGPAGRYEAIKLGDTYEGAPPQVWSGSFALPRAAAAAATAFDGVLLPPLLTPDAVAAAVARLREACERIGRDPATLRVTACVITAPDLAEEESRALAHARAVTYLQAKEYGDATVRANSWDPEPVARLRDHRQLNGGEMADTAFHRIELLEPARLVPDTWIADSCALGTSTEVVARLREYRAAGADEIATYGSTPGQNAAVAAAWGDAS; from the coding sequence ATGACGTACGACGACCTCAGCGCCTACGTGGTTGCCGGACGAGTCGCCTCGCACCTGCCCGACGACGTCCCCAACGAGACCGCCGTGCGGACTCCGCGCCAGGGACTCGACGACGCCGTCGAGGCCGAACGCCTCGGCTTCCGCCGGATCTTCTTCTCCGAACGTTGGAACCTCAAGGAGGCGGGGGTGTTCCTCGGCGCGGTCGGCGCCTGTACCGAGCACCTCGGGCTCGGCACCGGGCTGGTCTCGCCGGCCCGTCGACACCTGCTGCACATGGCGGCGTTCGGCGCCACGATGCAGGCGATGTTCGGGGAGCGGTTCGTGCTCGGCCTCGGCCGTGGCGACCACGGCTACCTCAAGCACGAAGGGCTGAAGACTGCCGGCTACGACGGGATCGTCGACTACGTCGGCCTGCTGCATCGGCTCTGGCGCGGCGAGGTCCTCACCCACGACGGCCCAGCCGGTCGCTATGAGGCCATCAAGCTCGGCGACACCTACGAGGGTGCACCCCCGCAGGTGTGGTCCGGCAGCTTCGCGCTGCCCCGGGCCGCAGCGGCGGCCGCAACGGCGTTCGACGGCGTGCTCCTCCCGCCGCTGTTGACGCCCGATGCAGTCGCCGCCGCGGTCGCCCGGTTGCGCGAGGCCTGCGAGCGGATCGGCCGCGACCCCGCGACGTTGCGGGTCACGGCCTGCGTGATCACGGCACCCGACCTGGCCGAGGAGGAGTCCCGCGCGCTGGCCCATGCCCGGGCGGTGACCTACCTCCAGGCCAAGGAGTACGGCGACGCGACCGTGCGCGCCAACAGCTGGGATCCCGAACCCGTGGCGCGCCTGCGCGACCACCGACAGCTGAACGGAGGCGAGATGGCCGACACCGCGTTCCACCGCATCGAGCTGCTCGAACCTGCCCGCCTGGTGCCCGACACCTGGATCGCCGACTCCTGCGCCCTGGGGACCTCGACCGAGGTGGTTGCGCGCCTGCGGGAGTACCGCGCAGCCGGCGCTGACGAGATCGCGACGTACGGCAGCACCCCGGGGCAGAACGCAGCGGTTGCGGCAGCGTGGGGAGACGCGTCGTGA
- a CDS encoding PEP-utilizing enzyme translates to MPPKTRASRKPRTPRPVPVVAAVEGPDLERSPVHTPGRRLRWTTANVDEGLPGTVTPLTWSLYFPPTESTMRDCWVDLGVMPESERAVPDDVDGRFISVAYGHAIANVDLMGQMAARIPGGSAAMMEEQLFGSVQGGGLPEPTGLRKMRRYPFVAVKFPRTLRRAMRALDPTASEIDAWWGRAAFGASDLDLAGATALLVEARAQFERVLMIHMVLSMACQGVMGQVETLATRAGMPELGHQLVKSEQGTAEFDLVRDLWRLSADEIDMDSFLRSHGYHGPREGLVESVSWREDAAMVRDLAARYRSRTGDMDGLVLRRREEHAAAVRRLEGALGRVRSVPARLLLRFASNAPDWRETGRASILRCVDVTRAASGTVGLRLVEEGVLSAPGEVRFLTIDELVQIDRATVRSAVVFAGRSVAETVAARRADHQAYDALSLPHVWHGLPTVETVVVSDAVSADGPAKSPGASQDGLVVTGLGVSAGVAEGIVRVVTDLDEADFDDGTVMVCKATDPSWASLFPLAEAVVTDVGSAMSHAAIVCRELGLPCVANTRTGTTQLRDGMRVRVDGSAGTVEVIG, encoded by the coding sequence ATGCCACCGAAGACACGGGCTTCCCGCAAGCCACGTACGCCACGCCCGGTTCCCGTTGTTGCAGCAGTCGAGGGTCCCGACCTCGAGCGGAGCCCCGTTCACACGCCCGGTCGGCGACTGCGCTGGACGACGGCGAACGTCGACGAGGGGTTGCCGGGGACGGTCACGCCGCTGACGTGGTCGCTCTACTTCCCGCCGACCGAGTCGACGATGCGGGACTGCTGGGTCGACCTCGGGGTGATGCCGGAGTCGGAACGGGCAGTGCCTGACGACGTCGACGGCCGGTTCATCTCGGTCGCCTACGGTCACGCGATCGCCAACGTCGACCTGATGGGACAGATGGCGGCCAGGATCCCGGGCGGCTCGGCCGCGATGATGGAGGAGCAGTTGTTCGGCTCGGTCCAGGGCGGCGGTCTGCCGGAACCCACCGGTCTGCGCAAGATGCGGCGCTACCCGTTCGTCGCCGTGAAGTTCCCCCGAACTCTGCGCCGAGCGATGCGGGCGCTGGATCCGACGGCGAGCGAGATCGACGCGTGGTGGGGGAGGGCGGCGTTCGGCGCCAGCGACCTCGACCTCGCGGGCGCGACCGCCCTGCTGGTGGAGGCGCGCGCCCAGTTCGAGCGCGTGCTGATGATCCACATGGTGCTGTCGATGGCCTGCCAGGGCGTGATGGGCCAGGTTGAGACGCTGGCCACCAGGGCCGGGATGCCCGAGCTCGGGCACCAGTTGGTCAAGAGCGAGCAGGGCACGGCCGAGTTCGACCTCGTGCGCGACCTGTGGCGGTTGTCGGCCGACGAGATCGACATGGACAGCTTCCTGCGCAGTCACGGCTATCACGGCCCTCGCGAGGGACTGGTGGAGTCGGTGTCGTGGCGGGAGGACGCCGCGATGGTGCGCGACCTCGCCGCGCGCTACCGCAGCCGGACAGGGGACATGGACGGACTGGTCCTCCGCCGTCGCGAGGAGCACGCGGCCGCCGTACGACGGCTCGAAGGGGCGCTCGGCCGGGTCCGATCCGTGCCGGCGCGGCTGCTGCTGCGGTTCGCCTCGAACGCACCGGACTGGCGCGAGACCGGCCGCGCGAGCATCCTGCGCTGCGTCGACGTCACCCGGGCCGCGTCTGGGACCGTGGGGCTCCGGCTGGTCGAGGAGGGCGTCCTCAGCGCTCCCGGCGAGGTGCGGTTCCTGACCATCGACGAGCTCGTGCAGATCGACCGCGCGACCGTGCGCAGTGCGGTGGTGTTCGCGGGTCGATCCGTGGCGGAGACAGTGGCGGCGCGGCGCGCGGACCACCAGGCCTACGACGCGCTGAGCCTGCCGCACGTGTGGCACGGCCTGCCCACGGTCGAAACCGTCGTCGTGAGCGATGCGGTGTCGGCCGACGGCCCGGCGAAGTCGCCGGGTGCGTCTCAGGACGGCCTGGTCGTCACCGGCCTCGGCGTCAGTGCCGGTGTCGCCGAGGGCATCGTGCGGGTCGTGACCGACCTCGACGAGGCCGACTTCGACGACGGCACCGTGATGGTCTGCAAGGCCACCGACCCCAGCTGGGCCTCGCTGTTCCCCCTGGCCGAGGCGGTCGTCACCGATGTCGGTTCCGCCATGAGCCATGCCGCCATCGTGTGTCGCGAGCTGGGCCTGCCCTGTGTGGCCAACACCCGTACCGGCACCACGCAACTGCGCGACGGCATGCGGGTCCGGGTCGACGGGAGCGCGGGCACGGTCGAGGTCATCGGGTGA
- a CDS encoding tyrosine-protein phosphatase translates to MTGPVNVRDVGGLPLVGGGVTRRGVLLRGDALYDGDEPPAHVTWPPATVIDLRSAKERDRSPYTWPEGVAIVSRELFDAADLGRMPREGALMSVYRELVANAGPGIAGLLDVMGDGPTYLHCAAGKDRTGASVAALLLLAGVPEEAVVADYQRTESAMGGVLARLVERGAIDVDGWQPEWAEAPYEAVGLVIEAVTGHPDGPRGWFLENGATDAAIDRFLGRFI, encoded by the coding sequence GTGACCGGTCCAGTCAACGTCCGCGACGTGGGCGGCCTGCCGCTGGTGGGTGGGGGCGTGACCCGTCGCGGTGTGCTGCTCCGTGGTGACGCCTTGTACGACGGCGACGAGCCACCTGCGCACGTGACCTGGCCGCCGGCCACCGTGATCGACCTGCGGTCCGCGAAGGAGCGCGACCGGTCGCCGTACACCTGGCCGGAGGGGGTGGCGATCGTGTCCCGGGAGCTCTTCGACGCCGCCGACCTGGGACGCATGCCGCGGGAGGGCGCCCTGATGTCCGTCTACCGCGAGCTGGTGGCCAACGCTGGTCCCGGGATTGCCGGGCTGCTGGACGTGATGGGCGACGGGCCGACGTACCTCCACTGCGCGGCCGGCAAGGACCGCACCGGCGCGAGCGTCGCCGCGTTGCTGCTGCTCGCCGGCGTCCCCGAGGAGGCGGTCGTCGCGGACTACCAGCGCACCGAGTCCGCGATGGGCGGCGTGCTCGCGCGACTGGTCGAGCGCGGCGCCATCGACGTCGACGGCTGGCAACCCGAGTGGGCGGAGGCGCCGTACGAGGCGGTCGGCCTGGTGATCGAGGCGGTCACCGGCCACCCCGACGGCCCCCGCGGGTGGTTCCTTGAGAACGGCGCGACCGATGCCGCGATCGATCGGTTCCTCGGCCGTTTCATCTGA
- a CDS encoding NAD(P)/FAD-dependent oxidoreductase — MPDPKAPTDVLVIGAGHNGLVAACYLAKAGFTVEVVEASPTIGGMISTNPIFPDAPGHLINEGGIQASLFRSSGIEEHLELKKYGFKQIIADPFHVHLDPEGPSLAFWKDPAKTVEELRYFSPKDARAYEAFARSLDAAMDLAIPYMNGHPLRPGAQLMRELPAALKKRKELLPLTTFLTTSHKEFIEERFDTPLLRAALASMPPFCWMTQDGTAWALIYIAMCHRTNSARFQGGTGALTNALTQCLIEHGGSVRVNSRVSEMIVRGGTVAGVRLDNGEELFATTTLASCSPKATLAQLLPEGTLPDHLERRAHAIPTNVLETTTLKIDVAVSGRLTMPKHNAWRKDGLDLTEPIVSWQTYEDHIDAWNSAVQRVYPENECFIGIVPSRLDPTQAPEGQDTFWAWSGIFPRNPKVPWEEMREQIGNKVLKESSLYYEGLDSMEISRRVMSAPELEERFNVPDGNVYHVEPVGMRFGGLRPAQGFGGYETPVPGLWITGAGTHPTGGISGLPGKNAAEALIKANRDGALTRLKKRFG; from the coding sequence ATGCCTGACCCGAAGGCACCCACTGACGTCCTCGTCATCGGCGCCGGCCACAACGGCCTCGTCGCCGCCTGCTACCTCGCCAAGGCCGGATTCACCGTCGAGGTCGTCGAGGCCTCCCCGACCATCGGCGGGATGATCTCGACCAACCCGATCTTCCCCGACGCCCCGGGCCACCTGATCAACGAAGGTGGGATCCAGGCCTCGCTCTTCCGCTCCTCGGGCATCGAGGAGCACCTCGAGCTGAAGAAGTACGGCTTCAAGCAGATCATCGCCGATCCCTTCCACGTCCACCTCGACCCCGAGGGACCGTCGCTGGCGTTCTGGAAGGACCCGGCGAAGACCGTCGAGGAGCTGCGGTACTTCTCCCCCAAGGACGCGCGCGCCTACGAGGCGTTCGCCCGCTCGCTCGACGCCGCCATGGACCTCGCGATCCCCTACATGAACGGCCATCCCCTGCGCCCCGGCGCGCAGCTGATGCGCGAGCTGCCGGCGGCGCTCAAGAAGCGCAAGGAACTGCTGCCGCTGACGACCTTCCTGACGACGTCGCACAAGGAGTTCATCGAGGAGCGGTTCGACACCCCGCTCCTGCGGGCCGCCCTCGCCTCGATGCCGCCCTTCTGCTGGATGACCCAGGACGGTACGGCGTGGGCACTGATCTACATCGCCATGTGCCACCGCACGAACTCCGCGCGCTTCCAGGGCGGTACCGGCGCCCTCACCAACGCGCTGACCCAGTGCCTGATCGAGCACGGCGGCTCGGTGCGAGTGAACAGCCGCGTCTCCGAGATGATCGTGCGCGGCGGCACCGTCGCCGGTGTCCGACTGGACAACGGGGAAGAACTCTTCGCGACCACGACCCTCGCCTCCTGCAGCCCGAAGGCGACGTTGGCGCAACTGTTGCCCGAGGGCACGCTGCCCGACCACCTCGAACGCCGGGCGCACGCCATCCCGACGAACGTGCTCGAGACGACGACCCTGAAGATCGACGTCGCCGTGTCGGGCCGGCTGACCATGCCGAAGCACAACGCCTGGCGCAAGGACGGCCTCGACCTGACCGAGCCGATCGTGAGCTGGCAGACCTACGAGGACCACATCGACGCCTGGAACAGCGCCGTGCAGCGGGTCTACCCGGAGAACGAGTGCTTCATCGGCATCGTCCCCTCGCGTCTCGACCCCACCCAGGCACCCGAGGGCCAGGACACCTTCTGGGCCTGGTCCGGCATCTTCCCGCGCAACCCCAAGGTCCCGTGGGAGGAGATGCGCGAGCAGATCGGCAACAAGGTCCTCAAGGAGTCATCGCTCTACTACGAGGGCCTCGACAGCATGGAGATCAGCCGCCGAGTGATGTCCGCACCCGAGCTCGAGGAGCGCTTCAACGTGCCGGACGGCAACGTCTACCACGTGGAACCTGTCGGCATGCGGTTCGGCGGACTCCGGCCGGCCCAGGGCTTCGGTGGCTACGAGACGCCGGTACCGGGGTTGTGGATCACCGGCGCCGGTACCCACCCGACCGGCGGCATCTCCGGCCTGCCCGGCAAGAACGCGGCCGAGGCCCTGATCAAGGCGAACCGGGACGGTGCGCTGACGCGGCTGAAGAAGCGCTTCGGCTGA
- a CDS encoding phosphotransferase family protein translates to MALANTDPAEIRGALETWLAERLPGASITDCDVPAASGMSNLTVLFTATWSDGQETGQFVARVAPAGPSVFPSYDFAREAAVMNGLASAGVPTPVVRWVENSPAVLGSPFLVMERAFGRVPADDPPFTAAGWVLEDLTPALRGELCRNSIEAIASIHAADWRTLGLDSLAPAAGADAGSVYDADLARWQDFYDWARAGDTNPTVESGFAWLAEHRPADDRDPVLLWGDARIGNQLFGDDLAVNAVLDWEMVGLGQPEADVAWWLFILRHHTEGIGFPVPEGFPSRDEVVAIYEKAAGRALEHLDFYEVWAAVRLAVIMHRAGNLMIELGLLPPDAPMKFNNPASQLLAALIGAPAPGGDAQSFIGNR, encoded by the coding sequence ATGGCCCTCGCGAACACCGACCCGGCAGAGATCCGCGGCGCCCTGGAGACCTGGCTCGCCGAGCGACTGCCCGGCGCCAGCATCACCGACTGCGACGTGCCCGCGGCGAGCGGCATGTCCAACCTCACCGTGCTCTTCACCGCCACCTGGTCCGACGGGCAGGAGACCGGACAATTCGTCGCCCGGGTCGCACCGGCCGGACCTTCCGTGTTCCCCAGCTACGACTTCGCCCGTGAGGCGGCGGTGATGAACGGCCTTGCGTCCGCCGGCGTGCCGACGCCTGTCGTGCGGTGGGTCGAGAACTCCCCCGCCGTGCTCGGCTCCCCGTTCCTGGTGATGGAGCGAGCCTTCGGCCGGGTGCCCGCCGACGACCCGCCCTTCACGGCAGCGGGCTGGGTGCTCGAGGACCTGACTCCTGCACTGCGCGGCGAACTGTGCCGCAACTCGATCGAGGCCATCGCCAGCATCCACGCTGCCGACTGGCGCACCCTCGGCCTCGACTCGCTCGCGCCGGCAGCCGGGGCCGACGCTGGTTCCGTTTACGACGCCGATCTCGCGCGCTGGCAGGACTTCTACGACTGGGCCCGTGCGGGCGACACCAACCCGACCGTCGAATCCGGCTTCGCCTGGCTCGCCGAGCATCGGCCCGCCGACGATCGCGACCCGGTCCTGCTGTGGGGCGACGCCCGGATCGGCAACCAGCTCTTCGGCGATGATCTCGCCGTCAATGCTGTCCTGGACTGGGAGATGGTCGGTCTCGGCCAGCCCGAGGCCGACGTCGCGTGGTGGCTGTTCATCCTGCGCCACCACACCGAGGGCATCGGGTTCCCCGTGCCCGAAGGATTCCCGTCGCGCGACGAGGTCGTCGCGATCTACGAGAAGGCGGCCGGCCGGGCGCTGGAGCACCTCGACTTCTACGAGGTGTGGGCCGCCGTACGACTTGCCGTGATCATGCACCGGGCCGGCAACCTGATGATCGAACTGGGTCTGCTGCCGCCCGACGCTCCCATGAAGTTCAACAACCCCGCCAGCCAACTGCTCGCCGCGTTGATCGGCGCACCTGCGCCGGGTGGGGACGCACAATCGTTCATCGGGAACCGGTGA
- a CDS encoding tyrosine protein kinase: MNHAVHPPETDLLVPLPVGAEDWDHHTIHTHYFGFSVPEAAIGAFLYVRYQPTFPLSQGGVAIFQGLDNVNVLDVAHLDYEVTMPWPEFDGNVITTANGLRIDFLEPGRVARVSYTSKDGRTSFDVTQTAVTPLLARGHVMPGEDAHHGDPGRVTGGSEQFMHCVGSLTLEGVTYDVDCFTPRDRSWRQVRTEDQGGVPVPPVGWSPMYFGEDLIFNQISFEAPDTDPAWTGLFDIPEGAPTHHFAWLIHKGETRQVTRIRRNVLERQPLTFATLRQEIEATDEDGRIWRFTGEAIATATIPAWPNVSFHDSVFRWTDEEGRIAHATYQEIWFDKYQRAMVARATDPTPVEGDN, from the coding sequence ATGAACCACGCCGTCCACCCGCCCGAGACGGACCTCCTCGTCCCGCTGCCCGTCGGGGCCGAGGACTGGGACCACCACACGATCCACACCCACTACTTCGGCTTCTCGGTGCCGGAGGCGGCGATTGGCGCGTTCCTCTACGTCCGCTACCAGCCGACATTCCCGCTGAGTCAGGGCGGCGTCGCGATCTTCCAGGGCCTCGACAACGTCAATGTGCTCGACGTCGCCCACCTCGACTACGAGGTCACCATGCCGTGGCCCGAGTTCGACGGGAACGTCATCACCACGGCCAACGGCCTGCGCATCGATTTCCTGGAGCCCGGCCGGGTTGCACGAGTGAGCTACACCAGCAAGGACGGGCGTACGTCGTTCGACGTCACCCAGACCGCGGTCACCCCGCTCCTGGCCCGCGGCCACGTGATGCCCGGCGAGGACGCCCACCACGGTGACCCGGGCCGCGTCACCGGCGGCAGCGAGCAGTTCATGCACTGCGTCGGCTCGCTCACCCTCGAGGGCGTCACGTACGACGTCGACTGCTTCACACCGCGTGACCGCTCCTGGCGCCAGGTACGCACCGAGGACCAGGGCGGCGTGCCCGTTCCGCCCGTCGGCTGGTCGCCGATGTACTTCGGCGAGGACCTGATCTTCAACCAGATCAGCTTCGAGGCACCCGACACCGACCCGGCCTGGACCGGTCTCTTCGACATCCCCGAGGGTGCACCGACCCACCACTTCGCGTGGCTGATCCACAAGGGCGAGACCCGGCAGGTCACCCGGATCCGACGCAACGTCCTGGAGCGTCAGCCGCTGACCTTCGCGACGTTGCGCCAGGAGATCGAGGCCACCGACGAGGACGGCCGCATCTGGCGCTTCACCGGCGAGGCGATCGCAACGGCGACGATCCCTGCATGGCCCAACGTCTCCTTCCACGACAGCGTCTTCCGCTGGACCGACGAAGAGGGGCGGATCGCCCACGCCACGTACCAGGAGATCTGGTTCGACAAGTACCAGCGGGCGATGGTCGCCCGCGCCACCGATCCCACCCCCGTCGAAGGAGACAACTGA